A section of the Chryseobacterium ginsenosidimutans genome encodes:
- a CDS encoding MGH1-like glycoside hydrolase domain-containing protein, translated as MDAEKQRLQDNNWKNWGPYVSNRQWGNVREDYSTNGDAWNFANHNNAESNAYRWGEEGIAGISDVKQLFCFALSFWNKKDKMVKERFFGLSNPQGNHGEDIKEIFYYLDNTPTHSYMKMVYKYPINPFPYDEILAENARRSKKEPEYEIIDTGIFDNDEYFDIFIEYAKADHNDILVRVTICNRSKIDTPIIVAPTIWFRNNWKWGYNTYMGKANASSEGCIDINHDSISVKKFYSRNINAESVFCDNETNTPKLYGAPYPGNTYFKDGINDYIIYRSNTVNPEKTGTKASFLIDEIIEAEQSKTFDFRLSPDDSDEPFLDFDEILKTRINEANEFYDEIQNDVATDDEKNVQRQAFAGLLWNKQFYHYNVGKWLKGDPNFEAPRDFNNYVRNTEWNHLHNKDIISMPDKWEYPWYATWDLAFHCVPFSIIDAEFAKGQLLLLTKEWYMHPNGQLPAYEWNLSDVNPPVHAWSCFRVFKIDEKQNGKPDLLFLEKVFQKLLLNFTWWVNRKDKNGKNIFGGGFLGLDNIGAFDRNMILKDGQHLEQADGTSWMAMYALNMMRIAMELAQYYQVYEDMAIKFFEHYLYIAEAMENLGEGTKGLWNEEDGFFYDVLQLGNGDSVSLKLRSIVGLIPMFAVEIIDHHLLDKMPNFTARMEWILKNKPELTKLVSHWEEEGHGRKHLMSILRKTRLTKVLSRMLDEKEFLSDYGIRAMSKVYEENPFVFSVHGTENMVYYTPAESDSRMFGGNSNWRGPIWFPINFLIVESLQRFHFYYGNSLKVELPTGSGDKRNLDEVAQNISNRLCSIFLKDEHGQRPFNGGNAKFNYDENFKDYITFFEYFHGDNGRGVGASHQTGWTATVAKLMKTR; from the coding sequence ATGGATGCCGAAAAACAAAGATTACAAGATAATAACTGGAAAAACTGGGGACCTTATGTAAGCAACCGGCAATGGGGAAATGTACGTGAAGACTACAGCACAAACGGCGATGCATGGAATTTTGCCAATCATAATAACGCCGAAAGCAACGCTTACCGTTGGGGTGAAGAGGGGATCGCGGGAATATCCGATGTGAAGCAGCTTTTCTGTTTTGCACTTTCATTCTGGAACAAGAAAGACAAGATGGTGAAAGAGCGTTTTTTCGGGTTGAGCAATCCTCAGGGAAATCATGGAGAAGATATAAAAGAAATCTTTTATTATCTGGATAATACACCCACTCACAGCTATATGAAAATGGTGTATAAGTATCCTATCAATCCTTTTCCTTATGATGAGATTCTCGCTGAAAATGCAAGGCGAAGCAAAAAAGAGCCGGAATACGAAATCATTGATACCGGAATTTTTGATAACGATGAATATTTTGATATTTTTATTGAATATGCAAAAGCTGATCATAATGATATTTTGGTACGTGTTACAATCTGCAACAGAAGTAAAATTGATACTCCGATCATAGTCGCGCCAACTATCTGGTTCAGAAATAATTGGAAATGGGGTTACAATACTTATATGGGGAAAGCTAATGCTTCTTCTGAAGGCTGTATCGATATAAACCACGACAGTATTTCTGTTAAAAAGTTTTATTCCAGAAATATTAATGCAGAAAGCGTTTTTTGTGATAATGAAACCAATACTCCAAAATTATACGGAGCTCCTTATCCGGGAAACACCTATTTTAAAGATGGAATTAATGACTATATCATCTACAGAAGCAACACTGTAAATCCTGAAAAAACAGGAACAAAAGCTTCTTTTTTAATTGATGAAATTATTGAAGCGGAACAATCCAAAACTTTTGATTTCAGACTGTCACCAGATGATTCGGATGAACCTTTCCTTGATTTTGATGAAATATTAAAAACTAGAATTAATGAGGCGAACGAATTTTATGATGAAATTCAGAATGATGTAGCAACTGATGATGAAAAAAATGTTCAAAGACAAGCTTTTGCGGGATTGCTTTGGAATAAACAATTTTATCATTACAATGTCGGAAAATGGCTTAAAGGCGATCCTAATTTTGAAGCACCGAGAGATTTTAATAATTATGTAAGAAATACAGAATGGAATCATCTTCATAATAAAGATATTATCTCCATGCCCGATAAATGGGAGTATCCATGGTACGCGACCTGGGATCTAGCTTTCCATTGTGTTCCTTTTTCAATTATCGATGCAGAATTTGCAAAAGGACAGCTTCTTTTGTTAACGAAAGAATGGTACATGCATCCAAACGGGCAGCTTCCTGCCTATGAATGGAACCTGAGTGATGTAAACCCTCCTGTGCATGCATGGTCGTGCTTCAGGGTTTTTAAAATTGATGAAAAACAAAACGGCAAACCTGATCTTTTATTTTTAGAAAAAGTTTTCCAGAAATTGCTTCTGAACTTCACTTGGTGGGTGAACAGAAAAGATAAAAACGGTAAGAATATTTTTGGTGGAGGCTTCCTGGGACTCGATAACATTGGTGCTTTTGACAGGAATATGATTTTAAAAGACGGCCAGCATCTTGAACAGGCAGACGGAACAAGCTGGATGGCAATGTATGCCTTAAATATGATGCGAATTGCAATGGAACTGGCTCAATACTACCAGGTTTATGAAGATATGGCAATCAAGTTTTTTGAGCACTATCTTTATATTGCCGAAGCTATGGAAAATCTTGGTGAAGGAACAAAAGGTCTCTGGAATGAGGAAGACGGGTTTTTCTATGACGTTCTGCAACTTGGAAACGGAGACAGTGTTTCATTAAAATTAAGAAGCATTGTAGGGTTAATTCCGATGTTTGCGGTAGAAATTATTGATCACCATTTACTTGATAAGATGCCTAATTTCACAGCAAGAATGGAATGGATCTTAAAAAATAAACCTGAATTGACAAAACTTGTTTCTCACTGGGAAGAAGAAGGTCACGGGAGAAAACATCTGATGAGTATTCTGCGTAAGACCCGTTTAACAAAAGTTTTGTCAAGAATGCTTGATGAGAAAGAATTTTTAAGCGATTACGGAATCAGGGCAATGTCGAAAGTATATGAAGAAAATCCTTTCGTTTTTTCTGTTCACGGCACTGAAAATATGGTGTATTATACCCCTGCAGAAAGCGACAGCCGAATGTTTGGAGGAAACAGCAACTGGCGGGGACCGATCTGGTTTCCGATCAACTTTTTGATTGTTGAGAGTTTGCAGAGATTCCATTTTTATTATGGAAACAGCCTGAAAGTAGAATTGCCAACAGGAAGCGGAGATAAAAGAAACCTCGACGAAGTTGCACAAAATATAAGCAACAGATTATGTTCAATTTTCTTAAAAGACGAACATGGACAAAGACCGTTCAACGGTGGAAATGCTAAGTTTAATTATGATGAAAACTTTAAAGATTACATTACATTTTTTGAATATTTTCACGGAGATAACGGTCGCGGTGTCGGTGCATCTCACCAGACAGGATGGACGGCAACAGTTGCAAAATTAATGAAAACCAGATAA